Proteins co-encoded in one Camelus bactrianus isolate YW-2024 breed Bactrian camel chromosome 6, ASM4877302v1, whole genome shotgun sequence genomic window:
- the LOC105064683 gene encoding olfactory receptor 11H4, producing MSFFFVDLRAMNRSATYIVTEFVLLGFPGCWEIQIFLFSLLVMVYALTLLGNGAIICAVRWDPQLHTPMYFLLGNFAFLEIWYVSSTVPNMLANILSKTKAISFSGCFLQFYFFFSLGTAECLFLAVMAYDRYQAICHPLHYSTIMTGKLCRMLVSLCWLIGFLGYPIPIFFISQLPFCGPNITDHFLCDMDPLMALSCAPAPITESIFYTQSSLVLFFTIMYILQSYTLLLRAVFQVPSAAGRRKAFSTCGSHLAVVSLFYGTVMVMYVSPTYGISTLMQKILTLIYSVMTPLFNPLIYSLRNKDMKLALRNVLFGRRISQNS from the coding sequence ATGTCTTTCTTCTTTGTAGATTTAAGAGCCATGAATAGGTCAGCAACATACATTGTGACGGAGTTTGTTCTCCTGGGATTCCCTGGGTGCTGGGAGAtacagatttttctcttctcactgtTGGTGATGGTTTATGCCTTGACCTTGCTGGGGAATGGAGCCATTATCTGTGCAGTGAGATGGGACCCACAACTACACACTCCCATGTACTTTCTACTGGGAAACTTTGCCTTCCTTGAGATCTGGTATGTTTCCTCCACTGTTCCTAATATGCTAGCCAACATTCTCTCCAAAACCAAGGCCATCTCATTTTCTGGCTGCTTCCTCcagttctatttcttcttttccctggGCACAGCTGAATGTCTCTTCTTGGCAGTAATGGCTTATGATCGGTACCAGGCCATCTGCCACCCACTGCACTACTCCACCATCATGACTGGGAAGCTCTGTAGAATGCTGGTGTCTCTCTGCTGGCTCATTGGATTCCTTGGCTACCCAATCCCCATTTTTTTCATCTCCCAACTCCCCTTCTGTGGACCCAACATCACTGATCACTTCCTGTGTGATATGGACCCACTGATGGCTCTGTCCTGTGCACCAGCTCCCATTACTGAATCTATTTTCTATACTCAGAGTTCCCTTGTCCTCTTTTTCACTATTATGTACATTCTTCAATCCTATACCCTGTTGCTCAGAGCTGTTTTTCAGGTCCCTTCTGCTGCTGGCCGGAGAAAGGCCTTTTCCACTTGTGGATCTCATTTAGCTGTGGTATCTCTTTTCTATGGGACAGTCATGGTAATGTATGTGAGTCCTACATATGGCATCTCAACTTTGATGCAGAAAATCCTCACACTGATATATTCAGTCATGACTCCTCTTTTTAATCCCCTGATCTATAGTCTTCGTAATAAGGACATGAAACTTGCCCTGAGAAATGTCCTGTTTGGAAGGAGAATTAGTCAAAATTCATGA